GACTCTTGTTGTACTGTGTCGCTTTTGCCAGAAGGCGGTCGGCCCTGGAGGGTGTGCCAGTTTGGGTCAATGCCATCTTACCTTCTTTCTAGTCCAGTATGCGTTCCAGGATGCCATCGCAAAATCTGCTCATTTCAGACATCAGTTTATCATTATTAACCGTCCAGCTGTGTTCCGAGGCACTGCGTCGGCGATAGAGAAATCCGGTATCGTCGAGTACAGCGACCCGATTGTCGGCGACATGGTTTTCCAGGTTGGCGTAGTAATGTGAATCTGTGGCTGAAAAGTTGCCTTCGCGGTAGGGGTGGCGCCGGAAGAAATCCCGGCGGCCAGAGAGTGACGCACCTCCGATATGCGTTGCCATCAGTTCATTGGGCGCGACCATCGTGCAGTCTGATTTTGCGTGCCGCATGTAAGAGGCGTCTTGCTCGGTGAAATAGAAGAAGCGGTTGGTTTTCCCAAAGAGATCGAGATCGTGGGACAGGGCGTGGTGCATCATGTCCGATACGTAATGTGGGCCATAAATATCATCGTCGTCCATTTTCACGATGTATTCACCCTGCGCCATCGCGATGCCATGGTTCAGGCTCCCGGCCTCGACGCGTTCTGCCGGCACGACAGAGATACGCACGTCCTTGCGCGGCCCCACTATCTCGCGCACCTTGGCTTCGGTCAGGGAAGAACTGTTGACCACCATCACAAGCTCTTTGCTGGGATAGGTCTGGGCGTCAAAATGCGATAGAATATGTCCGATATACTCGGTGCGGAAGGTCGCGCACAGGACCGTGACCAGAGGTCGTTTGGCAAAACCACCCTCCAATCCCAGGATGTTAAAAATCGCGTCCAGACGATGTGCAAAGGTGCCCGTTTCCATCGCATGCCGCCAGGCGTGCTGGCTTTGGACCAGTTGCTCGACGGGGTCGTCACCAAGAGCGTGCACGGCATCGACAATGGCTTGGTCTGACTTGTAGGCGTGACACATCGCCTTGGGCAGGTCCTTGGGCCGGTTGCCGCGTAACGCCGTGGCGGTGCCGCATGAGGCCGCCTCGAGCGTGTCCCACAGAATTTCGTGTTCAGTCGTCAGAGTCGTTGTCGAGGCAAGACGAATATTGGTCTTGCGCATCAGGGACCACAAGCTGGGGCGCGTGACACAGCCCAGCAAGGCGCTACCCAATTCGCCCAACGCCTCTTTCTGGTTGGCCCAGATGCGATAGCGAGAGTCTACAATCGCCAAGCCTTTCGGGCCGAGCTTGTCCAGAAACGACAACTCCGAGCGATTGCGAACAAGATTGGCCCAACCGTCGAACACCGCCAGCGAAGCGGGTTCCGCAACATTGATGAGAGCCCTGTCTTCTTTTGAACGCCGCCCCGGCGCAGCCAGAGCGGATTGCACTGACGGCGCGCAAGCCGGCGG
This is a stretch of genomic DNA from Pukyongiella litopenaei. It encodes these proteins:
- a CDS encoding glycosyltransferase family A protein, which gives rise to MLDGLRPLCSPIQLTRQNWRAVRDILRPVLVIVDAFTTSADGRWSLDDLSNSAPDDENSVAAILRGFKSAGVPTVFWNTFDVIYANRLADLARTCDVAVCSDGRHRSRVYGGHLPPACAPSVQSALAAPGRRSKEDRALINVAEPASLAVFDGWANLVRNRSELSFLDKLGPKGLAIVDSRYRIWANQKEALGELGSALLGCVTRPSLWSLMRKTNIRLASTTTLTTEHEILWDTLEAASCGTATALRGNRPKDLPKAMCHAYKSDQAIVDAVHALGDDPVEQLVQSQHAWRHAMETGTFAHRLDAIFNILGLEGGFAKRPLVTVLCATFRTEYIGHILSHFDAQTYPSKELVMVVNSSSLTEAKVREIVGPRKDVRISVVPAERVEAGSLNHGIAMAQGEYIVKMDDDDIYGPHYVSDMMHHALSHDLDLFGKTNRFFYFTEQDASYMRHAKSDCTMVAPNELMATHIGGASLSGRRDFFRRHPYREGNFSATDSHYYANLENHVADNRVAVLDDTGFLYRRRSASEHSWTVNNDKLMSEMSRFCDGILERILD